The genomic window CAAGCAGTGATGGctgaaaattcaatttaatttttgtgtgtggGTGAAATAGCAAAAGTGTGCCTATTAAAGAGGTTTACATCATGGCGCGGCTTACATCATTGTCACAAATTTATCaatcactattttttataaTGGGAACAGAAATCTCCCAAACCAAACAGTGGAtggcaacaacaacaaccttatatTCCTAAATTGTTACCAAACAACCAGAAAAAACATAATTACAAATAGGAGAAGACGAAGACATGTCACCCGCAGCATTGCGTTGCCTCCCTTAAAAGTTCCTTCTTTTGTATTGTATCCTAAGTTCTAAGCTCCCATGATCCCACAACCCACCATAGATAATAGTATCATGTTATATATACATGGTTCTTATTTAATGTAATGTAATATACACAGAATTAAATAATCTATTTTTCCCTTTCCAAATATTTTTCCCTTTCCAAATATAGGAACcatacttaaaaaaaacaatttttttttctttttatattaaatggAGGGCCGATAcctaaaaaaacttataaatcaaCTAATTTTTGAGTTGGATAGACAGTAAGATAGATTGTGTTTAACAAGCTAAGAATCTCCGGGTCGTAAGCCTTTATACCGAGCTCTAGCTATTCTTGGGTAGATAATCGGTCGTTTTTCATTTTGATAGctagtagtttttttttgtaaaaaattgtaggcttaactacatatttggttccttacgtttattttttatttcaatttcgtctattacatttaaaaaaatatcaatttggtcaTTTACGTTTCCAttaagtttcaatttagtcctttctgctagttttgtcactaacataATTTGAATTATACATGTGTCAGTGTGTCAAAATGTTCACGTGcagtggcggaaccagaaaaaatattgtgggtgggccgaaaaatagtcaatctattttcaaattgaattttttgctcctctattttcatatgttacaattttggtaccaacaatctatatttttactctaaaaattatGATGTTTGGctataaaggtgatttattgtctccaacattgaatctaaagatgaaatatcaaatttgagaccaaaattcacattttttgtcattaaaattcgctaattttacggcaaaaaagaaaaaaattgagataggactaaaattgcaacaaatgtgaaaatatgagacttaaaaaattaaatattaattaaacatatttttttatgtcatttcatatttatatatgctagttcaactgctaattttatctaataTTATAAAgtcaattaattatgaactaacatttacactaatactttaactaatatgtgtaccgagttacttataatcatcaataatatactttaaattaatatttacattaatatttgtacattAATATTACTGAgtgacttaaaatcattaataatacatttaagttaatatcctacaaataaaaaaaaattattttttggggtGGGATGGGCCGtggcccacctcagcccacccctaggtccgctgCTGTTCACGTGTCTGTCCAATGTGCGAactgactgccacatgtgacaaaactgacggtaaaggaccaaattgataatttttaaacgtaagaaattaaattaaaacctaaaataaacataataaaccAAATGTATACGTAATTAAGCCAAAATTATATTAGAACTTATCTCATAGTCATATCCAACATGTCCAAGCGCATCCACACATAAATTGGCCAGCTCCCACAACAACACTACACTCGCCTAAGCGTCTCGAAAAATCCCAAGCCAATCACCTGAACGACCGCAAATGATCCCCCCACAACCACCATTATGTATACCCTTCCTTGCTCCATCCGTATTAAGAAGCACCTATTAATCACCACTTGGAGGAAACCACCCAACATGTTGTAAAACTCTGGTAGTCAACGTTATTCACTTTACAAAGCAGCCATAAAATGTGAAGATTCAGGTCATTGGGACAAAGATACTTCTCTTTATTGCTCCATGTCCAAAGAGAATGACACGCAAAACTCGATAACTTTGCTAATTATCAATATTGTTAGTCCTTGCCATCGTATCATCAACATTCATATGTATCGACTGCTGCAAATTAGCGCTAAAAAAGTGTTCCCTATTGCTATTATAAGGGAATTTCTAATGGTACATTCGAAAATTGAATGCGCCGGTATACTTGATCTTTAGATTAATAAATTCacgattatttttatgaactaaaaaattatttgtcgttggttcaaaaaaaaaaaaattatttgtcgactattatattttagagaaaataatttcatataaGAAACAATACAATTTTATTGCTTATAACTATAAGCATTATACCAATTtattacatttttaaaataataattcaaaactaACTATTAcaagtaataaaaaattgaaaaaatataaaatttcattttcttcacgtcttactaaaataatatttagttattattatattttttaaacgatAGGAAAAAAATTCTTTCAGAAAATACTAATTTatctattaatttaaattaaattaatttttgaatgtaTGGTAGAACTCGAATTTTTAAATGTACCGTAGAAATTCTCTAACAATAGcaatatgtaattttatagTTAGTGAACAAAAATATTTAGAGAGTCAAAtcctaaaaaaattaagttgtgtCATTAAGCAATTtaactgttttttttaaataacaaaaatcaataattatttgttaatattagggttaattagtaaaatggtcccttaaagacttttttggtttcagattggtctcttaaagaaaaaaatgtctgaataggtcccttaaaaaaaatgtccaaatagatcccttaaagacatctccgttaatcagtttggtccctaaaaaaatgtctgaataggatcaaactgattaacggatatgcctttaagggatctattcagattttttttcctttaagggaccaatgtaaaacaaaaaatgtttttaagggactattttactaattaaactttaatattaatattttctctttattaGATTAAGCAGTTAAATAGATCGGATACTAACGTGAAATAAAATGCAGGACCAAATCACGTGACATGCATAATGCCttcacaattttaaaaaatagttaaaggtAAATTTCAGAGAACAGTGTTCTTGACAATGGTATTGGTAGTAATGCTATGGATTCCCCTGTGCAATGACACTTCCACCTCAAAGTTCAATTAAAGGCTATGAAAAGAGCTTAGGGACCATCACTTTGAGAACAAATTGGTGAAAAGTTGTTGGCCTAACATGCAACCATCAGTGAAGTGCTTTTTGTGGAGCAGTATGTCAATTCTTTTACAAAAGCAACTGTTTCATGTTAAGCCTTcacctataaataatataaaggGAGTGCTAATAACTGAATTTTTTTAGATGGacacaaaaatttaaacatcTCTTCGGAAGTTctgattaaaaaaagaaaaagaagaaaaagtaataactaaataatatatttttgaaaaataattatatgatttatactaatttttttaagtgtgtGACCAAAATAAGTGACTAACCTAAGTATTTGTGTTCACACAAAAAATGCTGATACTAATTAGTGTCCGAGAATATTTCTTTACACTTTTTTGGTATTTATTgtacaaattttgattttaagatactgtagttttattatatttagttttttaacgAATGTTTTAGAGGTACTtgttaaaattttcatataaaaataatgttatcatgtataaattttattgtCCGAATGGTGgttttattattatatcatCCTTTTTAGCTTGTTTTACGTAATCCAGTACCCACCCTCTCTTGGATTAGATGAAATAtccggtcttttttataaggaatacttAGGGtaaaaaatttggtcatttttatgagaaactttgatcaatttttaaatgttttaaatgttcaatttcacttatgcccttatttattatgagagagaatttaaaaataagtaagttagttgaataaagagtaattaaataaaggtatacatggaataaatttaaatttataagagtattaaatgaaaataactatgttaaatgtgcttcattggtctgtgtaattttttcaaagtgtttcttataaaaatgaccggagagagtatatacataattttttattttttgacaaaatatacgTAATTTGTTTTGATAATGCTTTTTGGTGAATAGATGTCATCCTTTTCAAAAGCCGACTCTTACTTTTGGATGAATTGTTAATTGATTTAATTATGTCTGCTTAaggtttgtttaaaaaaattatgtcagCTTAAGGCAAtgaaaaaagtaataaaaattaGGTCAGATGGAAAGTTAGCAATTTTTAATGCTGATGAATTAAGGGCATTGaattgagatttcaaaaaaatttaaaagttttttttttatgatacaaaagttttgtgatattcaatcaagatttttacAAAAGTCAGATAAATTTTGTGGTATTCAAACAAgacaattaagttttttttttttttttttttttagggtaacAAAAtttgttggtattcaattgagatttcttactaattttaaaatgtctattgcACGGGTACTCCAATTTAGACAGAGTACCGGTACCGAGTACGTACTGGGTACtggtacgcgtatggtactccaATGGTACGTACCCTCAAAGtaccgagttttttttttgttttttcatgcgAGTACACGCGTGGTACTTCCGGGGTACGCGCGTGGTACTCTCAGGATACACATGTGATAcatatttcatcaaaaattattttcatttttttttgcaacacttttcaatcccattttttttatttgtttattttttttaataaagattcactttagtttaaaattagaatcGATTCAGGCTCattccctttttatttatttttaaaagtagagcTGCATAGTCTTACTACTACTCCTAATTTCCTAAACGTGTAAACCACaatataactacttttaaagtttgctattttttatgtttaattatttgttttaaaaatataattttattattttaactatattaaaaaaaaaattatacaagcGTATCCgtactttaaattttttaaaatgccGTGTCATGTACCGGTACCagtaccggataccggtaccaTACCCGTACCTATGCAACATAACTATTGGTATTCAAAGTCTACGAATTTTGATGGATTGTTTTTTGAAATAGATTTTGACAgactttttagttaaaaatacacACAAAACACTCATTCCACAATCTCACTCAAACTCCTGAGACTTTTTATAATCTtccaatacttttttttttcatcttcatcatctgcGGAACAGAATAGGAATATTACCAAATTCTTTCTCTTACGATCTATTCacaatcaatttttcttttgaatgacAGTATATAGGCATACCGGTTATTACTGTCAATCGatatcattttatcttttttataattCATTGATTCATGATTTCACTTTTTATAAGCTATATGCATACATACTGGTTATTCAATATAGTTTTTTCTTCATCGTTCATACATGTATATTATATATGCCACTTTTCAATAATTTCACATTATTTCCTTTCAAATGAAATCATCATTATACATACATATTCTACTCTCAATATTCTTCaacctaatttttttcattggttattttttatttgttttcttgattggttaattttttcttcaacGTAATTTTTGTATTCGTTGgttatgttttagttttttactattcattgattttatttgtttatatttattcattattatttttttggtttacaatgagctggaaATCGAACACAGAACCTATAGCGTACTACTCAAACCCcccaccactagaccaaacctactAGCTTTATTCATTGTTTTTTGTATgagttgttttttcttctttttatttgtacatgattgcgggtaaaattgaaaaaaaaattatgcaaaaaattcgtctaattttttaataaaaatctcTTTAAATCTTAAAAGTCAATAAAGTCATTGAAATCCTAAAAATCTCTGTTAtgaatccatcaaaatccaaattagaaaatcttgattgtaaaaatatttttaaaaaaagtcttAAAAGTCAATAGTCAATACAATCTTTCCAAATCTGTTAAAAtcttcatgattttttttgctaaaattgtccatcaaaatctcaattcaatacaTCCCTTTAATCCGGtgaaaaagaaactaattaTACATTATTAATTTGGTGAACGAAACTATGTTTATGTGAACCAACAAATAAGTTTCACACCACTATTGTTtaagaagaaagagagagaaaaaaatgcaCAGTATGATCCTCCCACGCCGCGTGTGGCTCTTCCTACGCCGCACGTGATGTTGACAGAGTTAAACCATCTTCTAGTGCAGTAGTTACGCCGCGCGTCGACATgtcccacgccgcgcgtagtgtAAACGTGTGAAATCCTGCATAATTTTCCTGCTTTCTTATAATCCAAGTCATCTTGCTTCTGAGTTGATTTCTCTTGGTTTATTCATTAAAAACCTTTAAAACAAGTCTAATGTTCCTTAAATAAGCATGGATATGAGAGTGTGACGATACGTCATCACTCACTAAGGAAAAACTACTAAATAGTCACTGAATCTGCATTCCGTTAGTCAGTTTAGTCCATGCTGTTAAGTTTTGGCcgttaactcaacaaaaaaacCGACGTgtcttttttttgacacacgTTAGCTTGCTGAGTTGGCACTAGGGACAGGAAAACAACCATTTTGGTCCCAGAATGTGCAACTCTCTGTCGTTATGGTCCCTGATTCAAGAAAAAGaatacaaaatagtctttgACCCTGCAATCCGTTGGCCACTAATGTTAAAAATGGTCgttaactttataaaaaaacttatgtgacattttttagTAACACGTGGCACGCAGAGTTAACACATTTCTGTGCAACTGGATGAATGATGTGACCAGAGACTAAAAtgacattactttttttttcctcttcatttctttatcttcttcctctcattcttcttcatcttcttcatataTTCAATAACCAAACAACAACTCATTTcgctttttcttctttcaaattttgttgttatgcatatatttttttttccttcatttatttatcttcttcCTCTCATTCTTCTTTACCTTCTTCATACATTAAATAACCTAACAACAACCccttttgcttcttcttctttcaatttttttgttggcattcaccaccagtttaatctggtttggaggttagttctgacatcaagtggttccggccccttcccgatcgcagttatgagggatcgaaccgtggtcctccctatcaagttcagcaACAATCACCACTGATCAAAGTTGTGTATTGACATGTGTACAGTGATAAAaaacgaaaaataaaaagaaacggatgaagtagtttatatatgacttttaggtaaatgaataagtgccaatgattttttctttaaaaattgggTGTAAAATTATGGGCTTTTTTCATAAATGTATGAAGGAAATGAAGAAGAATGAGAGGAAGAAGATAAAGAAatgatgagaaaaaaaaaagtaatgtcaTTTTAGTTTGTGGTCAAATCATTCATCCAGTTGCACACAAATGTGTTAAATCTGCGTGTCACGTGTCCCTAAACAAAATGtcaattcaacttttttataaagttaacaTTTCTTAACGCAAAGGACCAAAGTAACTAACAGATTGCAGAGTCAAggactattttgtaatttttttcttgagtCAGAGACCATAATGACAGCGAGTTACACATTCAGGGACCAAAATGGTTGTTTCTCCGTCCCTCGTGTCAACTCAGCAAGCTGACGTGTGTCCAAAAAAATGTCACGTCAacttttttgttgagttaacAACCAAACTTAACAGCAGGGACCAAACTGACTAACACAATGCAGATTCAGGGACTATTCAATAGTTTTTCCTCAATGAGGGACCAAAATAACAGCGAATTGCACattgagggactaaaatgactatttcccCAATTTTCTTTCCTTACACTTTATTTCCATCGAACCAAACGAACCTTTAAGAATAAAATCACCacttgcattaaaaaaaaaaagaataaaaccaCCACAGATACAAGTTGGTCAAGTCCATAAAAAATTTGTGTCACACAAAAAGAATccgtaaaaaataaatgattaaatatatttttagttcatACATACATTTGACCCAAATAGTAAATTATAcaatattttgtaaaattgagttCAACTTcgactttcataaaaaaaaacttagttgaCAATAAGTATTTTAAGTAACTCAATCAGTATTTTAAGTAACTCAATCATCTCTCACATCCTTGTTAAAACCTGGCCTAGTGGCCTGACCAAGGTGACTAATGACCCCTCAGGAGTTGTCCCATAAAATTTCCTTTCATTTATGACAATTTTAATTTgtgaaacttaaaaaataaaaaatagacttaaatgcagttttactcTCTGTTTTGAATAATACGGAATTTTaccccttattttaaaatacggAATTTTACCCttcttattttataatttgttggattttgccccccaccaaaattttgcacaaaatctgcttctgagcctcaaattcaaagcttcgcatataactcaatttggatcaataattcaccaaactggtatcgaaacgaccgcaatcaagttggttttccacagaatcaaacttcactaaatttggagttacaaagagagattaattacgattttagtgaaggtttattcaaattaattatcgtatgaaactattACTGATATTTTCGTCatgcctctcaccctgtagctcattttttaatactatttacatgtatggaaagctaacgaaattacccttgttggcatttcaatttcgtcgaatttggagttatgATGCGTTTGGttgacgatgttgaatttgaagatcacaagtaaaTTTCTgtagaattagtaattggacagacctttactaaaatggtaattaatctctctctgtaactccaaatttagtggggtttgattatgtgaaaagctaactcgattacggtcgtttcagtatcagttttgtgaattattgatcaaaattgagttctgtgcgaaacTTTAAACTTGAAGCtcaaaagcagattttgtgcagaattttgatgggggcaaaatccaacaaattataaaataggtgGAGGGTAAAATtctgcattttaaaatagggggagtaaaattccgcatttttcaaaatatggggtaaaactgcatttaagcataaaaaataatctaattttttttttaccatttttcCTCCTGTAACTTTTAACGACCGATCAACCAAAAATATACACTTACTTAATTAAGCTAAGAAATTAAATCATCCTCACAAATCACAATCTTTACTAACAAAGCAAAGGATAAGTGATTCCCTTATGAATGAAAGTGTATGACATCACTAATATCATCATCACCataaaataattcaatccaAAAGCTCTAAAAAGCATGACCATCTTGAAttctttttcataaatttttttataatgagttGGGGATCGAACTCAAGATCTATAACGTACTATCCAAACCTCttatcactagaccaaacctagtgataTTACTAAGTTCCTTTACACCCGTTTTTTCATAGTTCCAATAATATTATATCTAGTTATttattagagaaaaaaattggtaaTTCACATTTCAAGTTTGTCTaggtgtaaaaaaaaagtttgttaagtaggatcctctccatttctcattctttccattttcttcattattatataattttgagaatataaacgcaaaaatgtgatattaaatgggtccaaataatatttttttacagaGGGTCCAAATACTTTTTATACACCCAAGaacatttaaaaactttggtaatgaaaaaaatgaaaatgatagaaaatggagaggatctcaactcacAAAAATTGTTCTTTTTAAAATTCGAactcaaatttatttaaaatgaaaaatttattaacCTCTCAAATCCAACTCACCAATAATTTTAGTTCAATCACTAattaatttctctctttttactTCTAAGAACATCttcaatggtgataccactttgggtatcatacattactaacaagTGGTCCATACAATGCCAAGTAATATTTCTGcaatttatacattttttttttgaacaaaatttatacaTATTTTACTCCAATGGTAATACTACTCGTTGAGTATCATGTATTAATgacaaacaataatattttgacatatatggaagctattaaattggatttatataccaaaaataaaaataataataacattaaattgatgatagagtaccttatttaaggtaccggtatcatcaattttgatatcatATGTCACGTCATGGAactccaataataaaaaaattaagatacggtatcattagtctatgaaactctcttagatacccttattggagatgctctaacagaaggatatataaaaaaaatgtgtaaaaattaaaagatatcaACTTATATTGTTCAATATCAACTTTTCCATTCTAATATACAATAGTCagttttttttggtaacaatgatattgatatgaagttTTCACCgccgttagcgatgactaatcccTGTCGGGCAACCTATGGGACATACAAGATGAGTTCTTCCCTTTCAACCAAATTTTCTCGGTACACATGAGCTATAACTCAAACCCTTATCACATGCTTAACAAGACCAAAACTCTTACGActtgaattgatttattgttgGTAGATTTATCTTTATTCTAAATATAGATAaatgcttttttattttattacattCAATATATTTCAACTTAAACTTTGATATATCTCGATCTCAATAATTTCCACTCAAAAATATCATTTGTCATATGACCCTTTGGTGTCACATCATATTCAATCTTGCAGTTAATTTGGGATCATGCTTTTCCCATCGTGCAATACACGCACATAATCATGCGTGTGCTTAAACCATAAACcacaaacatcaacaacaacattcaaCAGCAGCAAAGTGTTCTGTTCTTTCCAACCATTTTCCTTTGTTACAACACCAGTGTTACTATTGAAGCTTAAATGAGTAGGCTTGCACCATTATCAGAAGAACCAatcaatgaagaaaatgaaagaaacaaaaaaaactcaaagaaaGGTTTTCAATTATGGATGAATTGGAATTGGATCAAGACtcatttttctcttgtttttaaCAAGAAATCTAACCTTAAGATGCTTCTTAGTGTTCTTGGTTGTCCTCTTTTTCCTGTTCCTATTCACCCCAAATTACCCCTTAATGAGGTAAgccattttttttgttcttctattcactttttttttttatctaaattttAATGCTAGCTCcatgcaattttattttttttataataattaacatGTCTAGTATGttacacaaatatatataacttaTCACATAACTctaattaaatgaaataaaatactactattatgattttaaaatatttcatttctatttagaatcattcacatgaaaaaataaataaagttgttAATATTTTCTCCTTAATCAGGTTTGAAAAATGGTCTCTTgactatttaaacaaaaaaattatataaaaatgataattgACTTTACcagatagaactcgccctccaGCTACGAGACGgtttgattattttttgttgattgaaATAATGTTCTTTGTTGATTGAAAATGGTTACTTGGTTAAAAGTGTTCAAATTCAGAGATAAGTATATTTAagataattttctttgttttttttttgtaattctttttttaaaatcattttaatatttatgtttatatatgcCATCAATGTTACTTTGTATGTGTAAAAGTTTGATCCTTTTTCAGTGATCTTCATTTTGTCACAATTTGTTACAGGTTTCGTCTTCGGCGCAGTACATTATACACCACTTCAGTGCTGCAACAGGGTGTAGGAAGTTGGAGGGGACAGTAAAAAATGTGTTTGCAACTGGAAAAGTAACAATGGTTGTGGTGGATGAGCTTGGATCCGTCGTCGGTGGTGCCGGAGTTAATGGAATTTCAGAAAAAGGGTGTTTTGTTATGTGGCAAATGGTTCCTGATAATTGGCAGATAGAGATTGTTGTTGGTGGCCAAAAGGTTGTTGCTGGTAGCAATGGCACCATTGCTTGGCGTCACACGCCTTGGCTTGGCGTTCACGCTGCTAAAGGTGGTGTTCGCCCTCTTCGTCGTGCACTTCAGGCAAGTTAATTTGTTGAAACTCGACTTTGAATGTGATTCATTTTAcgaaattgattttggttaaaactTAGTTTAATCTGAAACAATTTATATTTAGATGTTTTATACTTTGAAAGTAAGTGTAATAAAACTTAGTGTAAACttttcaacatt from Trifolium pratense cultivar HEN17-A07 linkage group LG1, ARS_RC_1.1, whole genome shotgun sequence includes these protein-coding regions:
- the LOC123906115 gene encoding uncharacterized protein LOC123906115; the protein is MSRLAPLSEEPINEENERNKKNSKKGFQLWMNWNWIKTHFSLVFNKKSNLKMLLSVLGCPLFPVPIHPKLPLNEVSSSAQYIIHHFSAATGCRKLEGTVKNVFATGKVTMVVVDELGSVVGGAGVNGISEKGCFVMWQMVPDNWQIEIVVGGQKVVAGSNGTIAWRHTPWLGVHAAKGGVRPLRRALQGLDPLAVSAVFSAAQHMGEKQINGVDCFVLKLSADQKDLIDRSDNTAEMIKHAIFGYFSQRSGLLVYLEDSYLTRIQAIGTNPTYWETTMSTKIEDYRGVDGVMIAHSGSTTVMITRFGDNLKDGPVITRLEESWTIDDVAFNVQGLSIDCFLPPQELNKDCPQQHLDWRSSLHR